The following coding sequences lie in one Pyrobaculum sp. 3827-6 genomic window:
- a CDS encoding DEAD/DEAH box helicase: MDVSELSLDARLIAVLRERGVKELFPPQVEAVRAGVFDGVNVLLCTATASGKSLLAEVASVKAALEGRMALYAVPLKALAQEKLVHFSHYRGLAKIGISTGDFESDDRRLYEYDVVVVTYEKLDSLLRHRPSWLSSVGVVVVDEIHYLGDPKRGPVLESIIAKVRHLGLKTQFIGLSATVGNAGDVARWLGARLVASSWRPVPLREGVYHGGKIYFSDGGQRAVGGAGGEAEVTLAVDAVASGGQALIFTSSRSSTVRIAKAVARAVAAYPAKLIDVGEAQALAGAVLGASTSKIIGRELAELVARGVAFHNAGLELEVRRLVEEGFRRGVIKVIVSTTTLAAGVNLPARRVVVADYERFDPVVGREEIPVLEYRQMAGRAGRPGLDPYGEAVIVARSRGEVDYLMDRYVRGRVEDVKSHILSGPNLRAHALGAVGGGYARTIDDLVDFFSNTLGYHQVKTSLKSALLRSKVADAVDELVEWGFLERDGDLVYATELGRQVARLYLDPETAARYINLLKAVRRGAVSAYLYIVLTAPDFPRVRRGRVSREVAEEVLSALDVEEEDEEFEDVVRTVAMLKAWIEEVDEDEIYERFEVAPGDLRVYVDLFEWLGGAAARLAGVVGLEEHRRGLERVTARVVYGVKEELLELVTALRGVGRVRARVLYNFGYKTLRDVARASVREIASLPGFGEKLARSVIEQARQLVE; the protein is encoded by the coding sequence GTGGACGTCTCCGAGTTGTCTCTTGACGCGCGGCTTATCGCTGTGTTGAGGGAGAGGGGGGTTAAGGAGCTTTTTCCCCCTCAGGTAGAGGCGGTTAGAGCCGGGGTATTCGACGGGGTGAACGTGTTGCTCTGTACGGCGACGGCGTCTGGTAAGTCGTTGCTTGCAGAAGTGGCGTCGGTTAAGGCGGCGCTTGAGGGGAGGATGGCGCTCTACGCCGTGCCTCTCAAGGCGCTGGCCCAGGAGAAGCTTGTCCACTTCTCCCACTATAGAGGGCTGGCGAAGATCGGCATATCCACCGGCGACTTTGAGTCGGACGACAGGAGGCTCTATGAATACGACGTCGTGGTTGTGACATACGAAAAGCTGGACAGCCTCCTCCGCCACAGGCCTAGCTGGCTGAGCTCAGTCGGCGTTGTTGTGGTGGACGAGATCCACTACCTGGGCGACCCCAAGAGGGGGCCAGTCCTCGAATCGATTATAGCCAAGGTGAGGCACCTCGGCCTCAAGACGCAGTTTATCGGGCTCAGCGCCACGGTCGGCAACGCGGGTGACGTGGCTAGGTGGCTGGGGGCTAGGCTCGTGGCGTCTAGCTGGCGCCCCGTCCCGCTCCGGGAGGGGGTCTACCACGGGGGGAAGATCTACTTCTCCGACGGCGGCCAGAGGGCTGTAGGCGGGGCCGGCGGAGAAGCAGAGGTTACCCTCGCGGTAGACGCCGTGGCTAGCGGCGGGCAGGCCCTGATCTTTACAAGTAGCAGGTCGTCCACGGTGCGCATCGCTAAGGCCGTGGCGCGGGCCGTGGCGGCCTACCCGGCTAAGCTTATCGACGTGGGGGAGGCGCAGGCGCTGGCAGGGGCCGTCCTCGGCGCCTCCACCAGCAAAATCATTGGGAGGGAGCTCGCCGAGCTGGTGGCGAGGGGGGTAGCCTTCCACAACGCGGGGCTGGAGCTGGAGGTCAGGAGGCTGGTCGAGGAGGGGTTTAGGAGAGGCGTCATTAAGGTAATTGTCTCCACCACCACCCTAGCCGCCGGGGTGAACCTCCCGGCGAGGCGCGTCGTCGTGGCGGACTACGAGAGGTTTGACCCCGTGGTGGGGAGGGAGGAGATACCGGTGCTTGAGTACAGGCAGATGGCCGGCCGCGCCGGCAGGCCCGGCCTGGATCCGTACGGCGAGGCTGTTATTGTGGCTAGGAGCAGGGGCGAGGTGGATTACCTCATGGATAGGTACGTGAGGGGGAGGGTGGAGGATGTCAAGTCTCACATACTCTCCGGGCCTAACTTGAGGGCCCACGCCCTGGGGGCCGTGGGCGGGGGCTACGCCAGAACTATCGACGATTTGGTGGATTTCTTTTCCAACACCCTGGGGTACCACCAGGTGAAGACTTCTCTAAAGTCGGCGCTTCTCAGATCTAAGGTGGCCGACGCCGTGGATGAGCTGGTGGAGTGGGGCTTCTTGGAGCGGGACGGCGATTTGGTATATGCCACGGAGCTGGGGAGGCAGGTGGCTAGGCTCTACCTCGACCCCGAGACCGCGGCGAGGTATATAAACCTGCTTAAGGCGGTGAGGCGGGGGGCGGTCTCGGCGTATCTGTATATAGTTCTGACGGCTCCCGACTTCCCCAGGGTGAGGCGGGGGAGGGTGAGCCGGGAGGTGGCTGAGGAGGTTCTCTCGGCGCTGGATGTGGAGGAGGAGGACGAGGAGTTTGAAGACGTGGTGAGGACCGTCGCGATGCTGAAGGCGTGGATCGAGGAGGTTGACGAGGACGAGATCTACGAGAGATTCGAGGTGGCTCCGGGAGACCTCAGGGTGTATGTAGACCTCTTTGAGTGGCTTGGGGGCGCCGCGGCGAGGCTAGCCGGCGTGGTGGGGCTTGAGGAGCATAGACGCGGCCTTGAGAGAGTCACGGCACGCGTCGTTTACGGCGTCAAGGAGGAATTGCTTGAGCTAGTCACGGCGTTGAGGGGGGTCGGGAGAGTTAGGGCGAGGGTGCTCTACAACTTCGGCTACAAGACGCTTAGAGACGTGGCGAGGGCCTCCGTGAGGGAAATAGCGTCTCTACCTGGCTTCGGCGAGAAGCTCGCCCGGTCCGTCATAGAGCAGGCTAGGCAGCTGGTGGAGTAG
- a CDS encoding prephenate dehydratase, with translation MGPRKQIYTRLFSLLNAGVYEIEKKLYELLRERARYNAPPLINGVLAAVIASEVSRAHKPGVAYLGPEKSFTWEAASYLFPHGDLTPCRSITEVFERVESGVVDYGVVPFSNSLEGPVGETIDSLATREVGIAAMGEMRITLCISKKGSPRVVYTHPHAAAQARRAISLLGADVVYTNSTSEAVKEFEKCVGDCAVLASPKALEGFDKTCGVEDGESYTRFAVVSRAGGAAGERAVLIFAVPNVAGALYKALAPIANRGINMTLIYSRPTRLSPWDYYFVVELEADERLGEAVEEMRRFTTMLKVAGRYNVVKIAP, from the coding sequence GTGGGTCCCCGGAAACAGATATATACACGCCTATTCTCACTTCTCAATGCAGGGGTTTACGAAATAGAGAAGAAGCTGTACGAATTGTTGAGAGAGCGGGCTAGGTACAACGCGCCCCCTCTTATAAACGGGGTCCTCGCCGCAGTAATAGCCTCAGAGGTATCCAGGGCGCACAAACCCGGCGTGGCCTACCTAGGCCCTGAGAAGTCCTTCACCTGGGAGGCCGCCTCCTACCTATTCCCCCACGGCGACTTGACGCCTTGTAGATCTATCACAGAGGTCTTCGAGAGGGTTGAAAGCGGCGTTGTTGACTACGGGGTGGTGCCCTTTAGCAACAGCCTTGAGGGGCCCGTCGGCGAGACTATAGACTCCCTAGCTACGCGTGAGGTGGGCATAGCGGCGATGGGTGAGATGAGAATCACGTTGTGTATCTCTAAGAAGGGGAGCCCCCGCGTGGTCTACACACACCCCCACGCCGCGGCACAGGCCAGGAGGGCCATCTCTCTACTGGGCGCCGACGTCGTGTATACAAACTCCACCTCCGAGGCGGTCAAGGAGTTTGAGAAGTGCGTAGGGGACTGCGCAGTCTTGGCCTCGCCTAAGGCGCTGGAGGGCTTTGACAAGACCTGCGGCGTGGAGGACGGGGAGAGCTACACGAGATTCGCCGTGGTGTCTAGAGCGGGGGGTGCGGCGGGGGAGCGGGCGGTGCTGATATTCGCCGTGCCCAACGTCGCCGGCGCGTTGTACAAGGCCCTTGCCCCCATTGCCAATAGAGGGATAAACATGACGCTGATATACTCGCGGCCGACCCGCCTATCGCCATGGGACTACTACTTCGTCGTGGAGCTGGAGGCAGATGAGAGGCTGGGGGAGGCTGTTGAGGAGATGCGCCGCTTCACCACCATGCTGAAGGTAGCGGGGCGGTACAACGTGGTGAAGATAGCGCCGTAG
- a CDS encoding histone deacetylase family protein — MPRRLLLTHANLGGWISQKMREMGAEVVEGLGSWDAVGEIHSDVFLRDARRREAEVLAAAAVAEAALGREGVIFYAGGTAGAGLHASRGALFNVSVFLAKRLGAAVVAVDRHFPWGTWELHLEHKFPLYLVYGGAEGPSRRYLAKRGHDVVAFPLPPGAGDRSFGKVLSYVLREVEGPLVLQLGFDIHRKDPTGYFFASEAFFYRLGEELRGRQRFYISIECPSTPAVFTASLSALLSGLEGGGPPPAERYEESGDVLREVDLLLRRARGRLS; from the coding sequence GTGCCTAGGCGGCTTCTGCTGACACACGCCAACCTCGGAGGCTGGATTTCCCAGAAGATGAGAGAGATGGGAGCGGAGGTAGTGGAGGGTTTAGGATCTTGGGACGCCGTGGGGGAAATACACAGCGACGTGTTCCTCCGGGACGCCAGGCGGCGGGAGGCCGAGGTCTTGGCCGCCGCGGCGGTGGCCGAGGCGGCCCTCGGCCGGGAGGGGGTAATCTTCTACGCTGGTGGGACCGCGGGGGCCGGGCTACACGCATCTAGAGGCGCTCTGTTTAATGTCTCCGTGTTCCTCGCCAAGCGGCTGGGCGCGGCCGTCGTGGCGGTTGACCGCCACTTCCCCTGGGGCACTTGGGAGCTTCACCTAGAACATAAATTCCCGCTGTATCTGGTATACGGAGGGGCCGAGGGGCCCTCTCGGAGGTACCTAGCTAAGAGGGGGCACGACGTAGTCGCCTTCCCCCTCCCTCCCGGGGCTGGGGATAGGAGCTTCGGCAAGGTGCTGAGCTACGTACTGCGCGAGGTGGAGGGGCCTCTTGTGTTGCAACTGGGGTTTGACATCCATCGGAAAGACCCCACTGGGTACTTCTTCGCATCCGAGGCGTTTTTCTACAGACTTGGCGAGGAGCTGAGGGGCAGGCAGAGGTTTTACATCTCGATAGAGTGCCCCTCCACGCCGGCTGTCTTCACGGCATCGCTGTCAGCGCTTCTGAGCGGGCTAGAGGGCGGCGGGCCTCCTCCGGCGGAGCGGTATGAAGAGAGCGGAGATGTCTTGAGAGAGGTGGATCTCCTACTGAGGCGGGCTAGGGGGAGGTTATCTTGA
- a CDS encoding acylphosphatase — protein MKRVVVVARGELDLPGVPILKILKGEALRNNVTGEARLVGDTLYAVLEGADESVDRLVKFLPAASPAIKIREIEIREERYRGEYNGFKITSP, from the coding sequence GTGAAGAGGGTTGTGGTGGTTGCAAGAGGCGAGCTCGATCTTCCCGGGGTGCCAATTTTAAAAATACTAAAAGGCGAGGCCTTGAGAAACAATGTGACGGGGGAGGCGCGCCTCGTCGGAGATACGCTCTACGCAGTGTTGGAGGGCGCCGACGAGTCTGTTGACAGACTGGTGAAGTTCCTGCCGGCGGCGTCGCCCGCCATAAAGATAAGAGAGATTGAGATAAGGGAGGAGAGGTATAGAGGCGAGTACAACGGCTTCAAGATAACCTCCCCCTAG
- a CDS encoding M28 family peptidase, with translation MAEVYRKCASYRDLVAGGSGEREFLQWLIAFLDTPSVWFHLSPVEVLAWEDVETKLEIGDVSLRGLALPYSGPASVEGRLVPPDGDMEGNIVVAEFPSDVDDAKYIVIEAARRGAQAVVFSGRPPRRIVVTGEYGYKIDAAPAPIPAASFEDAASHIGKRARLVIETKARVTYSYSLVAFNNFENTPMISAHWDHWLVGATDNCAGVEAAVLAFSELVADDVPVALGLFTAEEGVAPHVPSFYWAWGSYNYFKKWRPSLLVNIDVVGVGTPRMYAVPYLHESLRGLGPVERPEAYFDSVHYERWGLPSVTISSLRDTWAFYHSPLDTNAEVENILYAADLAKRLVKIKPAPPAVKLEDYGLPPADSPHEAWSLVYNYVVVFRDYSHSDIVYTDIFKFLKKAAEYRRVDLLAGPTLCVGNCENALETYRELALLRLASQPL, from the coding sequence GTGGCCGAGGTGTATAGGAAATGCGCATCTTATAGAGATCTGGTGGCCGGGGGGAGTGGCGAAAGGGAGTTTCTGCAGTGGCTCATCGCCTTCCTCGACACCCCCAGTGTCTGGTTCCACCTCTCGCCGGTCGAGGTGTTGGCATGGGAAGACGTGGAGACTAAGTTGGAGATCGGCGATGTGTCTCTGAGAGGTCTGGCGCTACCCTACTCGGGGCCCGCCTCTGTGGAGGGGAGGCTCGTCCCGCCGGACGGCGACATGGAGGGGAATATAGTGGTGGCCGAGTTCCCTAGTGATGTAGACGACGCCAAGTATATAGTAATCGAGGCGGCCAGGCGCGGCGCCCAGGCGGTGGTGTTCTCTGGAAGGCCGCCGCGGCGCATTGTAGTTACCGGCGAGTACGGCTATAAGATAGACGCGGCGCCGGCGCCCATCCCCGCCGCCAGTTTTGAAGACGCCGCCAGCCACATAGGCAAGCGGGCGCGGCTAGTTATAGAGACGAAGGCGCGGGTGACGTACAGCTACAGCCTTGTGGCGTTTAATAATTTTGAAAACACGCCGATGATCTCAGCCCACTGGGACCACTGGCTAGTCGGCGCCACCGACAACTGCGCAGGCGTGGAGGCGGCCGTGCTGGCGTTCAGCGAGTTGGTGGCAGACGACGTGCCGGTCGCCCTCGGGCTCTTCACGGCCGAGGAGGGGGTGGCCCCCCACGTGCCGTCTTTCTACTGGGCCTGGGGGTCGTATAACTACTTTAAGAAGTGGAGGCCGTCGTTACTTGTAAATATCGACGTGGTTGGGGTGGGCACCCCGAGGATGTACGCCGTGCCCTACCTCCACGAGTCGCTGAGGGGTCTGGGCCCCGTTGAGCGGCCTGAGGCTTACTTCGACAGTGTGCACTACGAGAGGTGGGGCCTACCATCGGTCACAATCTCGTCGCTTAGAGACACCTGGGCCTTCTACCACAGCCCACTAGACACAAACGCCGAGGTAGAAAACATCCTATACGCCGCCGACCTCGCAAAAAGACTCGTAAAGATCAAGCCTGCTCCGCCTGCCGTAAAACTAGAGGACTACGGACTACCGCCGGCGGACAGCCCCCACGAGGCTTGGTCCCTGGTGTACAACTACGTAGTGGTTTTCCGCGACTACAGCCACTCAGACATTGTATACACAGACATCTTCAAGTTCCTCAAAAAGGCGGCGGAGTACCGACGCGTAGATCTACTCGCGGGGCCCACCCTCTGTGTAGGCAACTGCGAAAACGCGTTGGAGACGTACCGCGAGCTCGCCCTACTTAGACTCGCCTCTCAACCCCTCTAG
- a CDS encoding phosphopantetheine adenylyltransferase translates to MKLRFRNVVLGGTFDTLHSGHVKLLATATLVGERILIGLTSDSFASTYKQYKVRPFSTRLANLRNLMSLIAPEREVVYVEIHDPYGPAVSDPRLEAIVASIETAPRALQINDERARRGVRPMEVVVISTVRDGFGHTLSSTYIRRVLEGLRGESK, encoded by the coding sequence GTGAAGTTGAGGTTTCGCAACGTAGTTCTGGGGGGTACCTTCGACACGTTGCACTCCGGACACGTGAAGTTGCTGGCCACCGCCACCCTGGTCGGGGAGAGGATTTTAATTGGGCTCACCAGCGACTCCTTCGCCTCGACATACAAGCAGTATAAGGTGAGGCCGTTCTCCACGAGGCTTGCCAATTTGAGAAATCTCATGTCGCTGATAGCGCCGGAGAGGGAGGTTGTGTACGTGGAGATACACGACCCCTACGGCCCCGCCGTCTCCGACCCGAGGCTTGAGGCGATTGTGGCCAGTATAGAGACGGCGCCCCGCGCCCTGCAGATAAACGACGAGAGGGCGAGGAGGGGGGTCAGGCCTATGGAGGTCGTGGTCATCTCCACTGTGAGGGACGGCTTTGGACATACGCTCTCGTCTACATACATTAGGAGGGTGCTAGAGGGGTTGAGAGGCGAGTCTAAGTAG
- a CDS encoding tRNA(His) guanylyltransferase Thg1 family protein — protein sequence MDSLKRLLAENPRILEMRYREREVVCEPASIPFAVRLDGVGFGKRLRDFPPPRSRAVHNALVEVAKALASMHGADHAHVVSDEINLLFLRHVPYGGRTFKIISVLAAQASAELTAKLGRPLYFDGRVVKLRDHCDAAAYLLFRSRVGLNNYVIQEARRAGLVDERTPRIEEMLKKVEVADYELAWGTFLNKEEKYRAESDVCTALAPLCKVC from the coding sequence GTGGACTCCCTCAAGAGGCTACTGGCGGAAAACCCACGCATCCTCGAGATGAGGTACAGAGAGAGGGAGGTCGTCTGCGAGCCCGCCTCAATACCATTCGCCGTTAGGCTAGACGGCGTGGGCTTCGGAAAGCGGCTGAGAGACTTCCCCCCTCCCCGGAGCCGCGCGGTGCACAACGCGCTGGTCGAAGTAGCCAAGGCCCTGGCCTCGATGCACGGAGCTGACCACGCCCACGTCGTAAGCGACGAGATAAACCTCCTCTTCCTCAGACACGTCCCCTACGGCGGCCGCACCTTTAAAATCATCAGCGTCCTCGCCGCGCAGGCCTCCGCCGAGCTGACCGCCAAGCTGGGGCGGCCCCTGTACTTCGACGGGAGGGTAGTCAAGCTACGCGACCACTGCGACGCGGCCGCCTACCTCCTCTTCAGGTCGAGGGTGGGGCTTAACAACTACGTAATCCAAGAGGCTAGGCGCGCCGGCCTGGTAGATGAGCGCACGCCGCGTATAGAGGAGATGCTGAAAAAGGTGGAGGTTGCCGACTACGAGCTGGCTTGGGGCACGTTTTTAAATAAAGAGGAGAAGTACCGAGCCGAGTCCGACGTCTGCACCGCACTGGCGCCCCTCTGCAAGGTGTGCTAA